The Ornithinimicrobium faecis genome includes a window with the following:
- a CDS encoding DUF305 domain-containing protein, which yields MGAAADDETSEPSARQSSRFGGVGIGLITGVAVIGLILGTQLGWLVFGNSTPGDESVAAGFARDMGEHHAQAVEMSLEVLQTTEDEGVRALATDIASTQGNQQGQMEGWIRTWGLPMARPGDRMDWMDPVDHSMHMVEGAPMAGMANPEQMESLRAADGEAADVLYLQLMTTHHIAGVEMAEAAVDLGVDGEVKRLAAAMVNGQESEIDLMLGMLEERGEQSQEQSGMTVGVAEQGEPMDHDDMGHGEDDSADDTGGHNH from the coding sequence TTGGGCGCCGCCGCAGACGACGAGACCTCGGAGCCTTCCGCCCGGCAGTCATCGCGCTTCGGTGGGGTCGGCATCGGCCTGATCACGGGCGTGGCGGTCATTGGCCTCATCCTCGGGACCCAGCTGGGCTGGTTGGTCTTCGGCAACTCGACGCCGGGGGACGAGAGCGTCGCGGCCGGCTTTGCCCGGGACATGGGCGAGCACCACGCGCAGGCCGTCGAGATGTCGTTGGAGGTGCTGCAGACCACCGAGGACGAGGGCGTGCGCGCGCTGGCCACCGACATCGCCTCCACGCAGGGCAACCAGCAGGGGCAGATGGAGGGCTGGATCCGCACCTGGGGCCTGCCGATGGCACGCCCCGGCGACCGGATGGACTGGATGGATCCCGTGGACCACTCCATGCACATGGTGGAGGGCGCCCCGATGGCCGGCATGGCCAACCCCGAGCAGATGGAGTCACTGCGGGCCGCTGACGGCGAGGCGGCCGACGTGCTCTATCTCCAGCTGATGACCACCCACCACATCGCTGGCGTCGAGATGGCCGAGGCTGCGGTGGATCTGGGCGTCGACGGCGAGGTGAAGCGCCTGGCTGCCGCCATGGTCAACGGTCAGGAGTCCGAGATCGACCTCATGCTCGGCATGCTCGAGGAGCGTGGCGAGCAGTCCCAGGAGCAGTCCGGGATGACGGTGGGGGTGGCCGAGCAGGGCGAGCCGATGGACCATGACGACATGGGCCACGGCGAGGACGACTCAGCGGACGACACCGGCGGCCACAACCACTGA
- the pdxH gene encoding pyridoxamine 5'-phosphate oxidase translates to MASDEVRAVLRTDYAGSGLGEEQLAATPFQQISRWVEEARARQEEQGDVPEPDALSVATVDEDGPDVRTVLMRFLDPRGPGFVTNLQSTKGRQLAGNPRIAASLTWPSMFRAVRFRGTAELVDRAEVETYFQQRPWGSRVSAWASDQSQPAGGREQLEATYAEYAARFPDHGRPEDVPVPEHWGAVRVRADQVEFWAGRINRLHDRLVLARVGDGDLDDAASWAVTRLQP, encoded by the coding sequence ATGGCCAGTGATGAGGTGAGAGCAGTGCTGCGGACGGACTATGCAGGGTCCGGGCTGGGGGAGGAGCAGTTGGCCGCCACACCCTTCCAGCAGATCAGCCGGTGGGTCGAGGAAGCCCGCGCGCGCCAGGAGGAGCAGGGGGACGTGCCCGAGCCCGATGCGCTCTCGGTCGCGACCGTGGACGAGGACGGTCCGGACGTGCGCACCGTCCTGATGCGCTTCCTGGACCCGCGCGGGCCGGGCTTCGTCACCAACCTGCAGTCGACCAAGGGACGGCAGTTGGCGGGCAACCCGCGGATCGCGGCGAGCCTGACCTGGCCGAGCATGTTCCGGGCCGTCCGATTCCGCGGCACCGCAGAGCTGGTGGACCGGGCCGAGGTGGAGACCTACTTCCAGCAGCGGCCGTGGGGCTCGCGGGTCAGCGCCTGGGCCTCGGACCAGTCACAGCCCGCCGGAGGGCGGGAGCAACTCGAGGCGACCTATGCGGAGTATGCCGCTCGGTTCCCTGACCACGGACGTCCCGAGGACGTGCCGGTGCCCGAGCACTGGGGCGCGGTGCGGGTCAGGGCTGACCAGGTGGAGTTCTGGGCCGGCCGCATCAACCGGCTCCACGACCGCCTGGTGCTCGCCCGCGTGGGCGACGGGGACCTGGACGACGCAGCCTCCTGGGCAGTGACCCGGCTGCAGCCCTGA
- a CDS encoding DUF3105 domain-containing protein, with amino-acid sequence MPRPDRSTSNAPKGGKKKGGKAPQGAAADRQARVAAIQKKASAKGRRSTSVIWIALALVLVLIGGLVAWAVIDQNNNRPGMGAVVTYDELDDPSDDLGRNHVQTAVEYQQHPPVGGDHNSIWLNCGIYEEPVPSHHAVHSLEHGAIWLTYQPGIAEGDLDALRDLASQEFVLLSPYEDQEYPVMATAWGRQLGVESASDTRIEQFIRDWRQGPQTPEPGAACSGGTSVDRVGG; translated from the coding sequence ATGCCCAGGCCGGACCGTTCGACCAGCAATGCCCCCAAGGGCGGCAAGAAGAAGGGCGGCAAGGCCCCCCAGGGAGCGGCCGCCGACCGCCAGGCGCGGGTCGCCGCCATCCAGAAGAAGGCCAGCGCCAAGGGCCGCCGGAGCACCTCGGTGATCTGGATCGCCCTCGCCCTGGTCCTGGTCCTGATCGGCGGGTTGGTGGCCTGGGCAGTCATCGACCAGAACAACAACCGCCCGGGCATGGGCGCGGTCGTGACCTATGACGAGTTGGACGACCCCAGCGACGACCTGGGGCGCAACCACGTGCAGACAGCCGTGGAGTATCAGCAACACCCGCCGGTCGGCGGCGACCACAACTCGATCTGGCTGAACTGTGGCATCTATGAGGAGCCGGTCCCCAGCCACCACGCCGTCCACTCGTTGGAGCACGGCGCGATCTGGCTGACGTACCAGCCGGGCATCGCCGAGGGCGACCTGGACGCGCTGCGCGACCTGGCCTCCCAGGAGTTCGTCCTCCTCTCGCCCTACGAGGACCAGGAGTATCCGGTCATGGCAACCGCCTGGGGACGTCAGCTCGGGGTCGAGTCCGCCAGCGACACCCGCATCGAGCAGTTCATCCGCGACTGGCGGCAGGGACCGCAGACACCGGAGCCCGGAGCGGCCTGCAGCGGCGGCACCTCCGTGGACCGGGTCGGCGGCTGA
- a CDS encoding MFS transporter: MTGPQPPSSGPSSTHPARYAVGMFGTSIPINMIKGSIVLFYVDMLGLDVRLYGIVMVAYAIIDAIDNPVLGFLSDRTRTRWGRRRPWLLVGAPVLALGTIALFTVPESLDGAGLVVWFATFAILCEAADSMINANYGALLPELFPQESRRAVANALRQGFQLLALVVSLALTPWLTTSVFGTEETTEGFTITAILYGVLACAVILYMTLGVREDPRAVHAPRTPFLPTVRAILTNPRFWQIGVVSACYLSAMGLVLTGVQLYVRYSLGLEVAYALYLQGVVILATVGFLAVWAKVVRVKGAPFTWRLSLVLLTLGFVPLYLAHDLITAILAGLCLGVGYGGMLASNDLVIARVLDEDTAVHGAHREGIFLAAFGFFGRLSGAVAGVALASLGALFGYYSGDDPGGQAGTAWRVYVCVYPMVLAGLGAVLSLLIQVPTNHREHPRL; this comes from the coding sequence GTGACCGGACCGCAGCCCCCCAGCAGCGGCCCGTCGTCGACCCACCCGGCCCGGTATGCCGTGGGCATGTTCGGCACCTCGATCCCGATCAACATGATCAAGGGCTCGATCGTCCTGTTCTACGTCGACATGCTCGGGCTCGACGTGCGGCTCTACGGCATCGTCATGGTGGCCTACGCGATCATCGACGCGATCGACAACCCCGTCCTGGGCTTCCTGTCCGACCGCACCCGCACCCGCTGGGGCCGGCGCCGTCCGTGGCTGCTGGTCGGCGCCCCGGTCCTCGCGCTGGGCACGATCGCACTGTTCACGGTGCCCGAGTCGCTCGACGGAGCAGGGCTGGTCGTGTGGTTCGCGACCTTCGCCATCCTGTGCGAGGCCGCCGACTCCATGATCAACGCCAATTACGGGGCCCTGCTGCCCGAACTGTTCCCGCAGGAGAGTCGGCGGGCCGTGGCCAACGCGCTGCGCCAGGGCTTCCAGCTCCTGGCGCTCGTCGTTTCACTCGCACTCACACCGTGGCTGACGACCTCGGTGTTCGGCACCGAGGAGACCACCGAGGGCTTCACGATCACCGCGATCCTCTACGGCGTGCTGGCCTGCGCGGTCATCCTCTACATGACCCTCGGCGTCAGGGAGGACCCGCGGGCGGTCCACGCGCCGCGCACGCCCTTCCTGCCCACCGTGAGAGCGATCCTGACCAACCCGCGGTTCTGGCAGATCGGGGTCGTCAGCGCCTGCTACCTGTCCGCGATGGGGCTGGTGCTCACCGGCGTCCAGCTCTATGTCCGCTATTCCCTGGGCCTTGAGGTCGCCTACGCCCTCTATCTCCAGGGCGTGGTCATCCTCGCCACGGTCGGGTTCCTGGCGGTGTGGGCGAAGGTGGTGCGGGTCAAGGGTGCTCCCTTCACCTGGCGCCTGTCGCTGGTGCTGCTGACCCTGGGCTTCGTCCCGCTCTATCTCGCCCACGACCTGATCACCGCCATCCTGGCCGGCCTGTGCCTGGGGGTCGGCTATGGCGGCATGCTGGCCAGCAACGACCTGGTCATCGCCCGTGTGCTCGACGAGGACACCGCGGTCCACGGCGCCCACCGGGAGGGCATCTTCCTGGCCGCGTTCGGCTTCTTCGGCCGGCTCTCCGGGGCTGTTGCGGGCGTCGCGCTGGCCTCGCTCGGTGCGTTGTTCGGCTACTACTCCGGCGATGATCCCGGCGGTCAGGCGGGCACGGCCTGGCGGGTCTATGTCTGCGTCTATCCGATGGTGCTCGCCGGGCTCGGTGCGGTGCTCAGCCTGCTGATCCAGGTGCCGACTAATCATCGGGAACATCCGCGACTGTAG